A stretch of Episyrphus balteatus chromosome 2, idEpiBalt1.1, whole genome shotgun sequence DNA encodes these proteins:
- the LOC129908675 gene encoding serine/arginine repetitive matrix protein 2 isoform X1, with protein MLSSQIYSTQNGGVLLQQIKSPPTKAATKPKRRRRKKVGRQYFEHDNRDLNISPTPESPRRSVTAYQTVRKKFKPLKPASAALKRVRKKPIPTQAMYIVQCACAGNGQTTIPLSNHNNNHVHGILLNSALSASGGGSVMRENKVSHVDINDVRYFAGLSAIPIGVGGRNTLQQQFPIEFLNTTPFYGNHQHRVCQKELRSVVSVRETHQIAEAQQEKNAKLREAFGISEYFVEGTSFDSDRKAREDLAKSSALQKELDAQKDTEKDKTRRYALVRTPSKEKETKADNGEDVEIKGKVKKKKKKKNRDGSASPERKKDKKKKSKKHKKESKSKKKKSRKRKLSESGDSSDSEKHHSDDDSSDSEKEVKKRKKSKKDKKKKKKKKHRASSLDSRSSSPGRDKELKSSSKKKSDIQEPPKHRNPFRSRSRERRDPVSSSSKPIRRLDRLSPSSKSRDRRESQNRSSRDKRKASPVSNRDVEKLRKRDASSSVKDRSADRSDRKRRLSQEKASQKIDEGRKRDESSKKRDDSQTDKRRKRSRSRSPLRRSKDRLDKSLSKVTRRNERSKSKSPRRAEKNGDHSRIKQKSREPPQAQRKRSPTPPKKFFINPFKMSVKAEPKIAAAPSETIPRRRISRSYSRSSSSSRSSSSSSSPSPPTKKALKLPEKSTRKDSPLPEQKKLTSTKRNERNISTSQDLIKQEKHKESPRKKRSVSKSLERNKSTGRHRSSSRDIKSNKDKKSTGGERRRSLSKEVTSRISALKQSSEIRRSVSTGNQDKKAIKNDSDKQSVKCSERKRSISKSKHISRDERRSSRSRSRTTERSSLTRSDRPRKRSISRGRKRSLSKSSPERKRSLSRKRATSRKRSISREPIKRKRSLSRGKAESKRSISRKRSLSRRPVERKRSHSRDQPRRRSPLRRSVSRGDDRRRQRSMSKNSRSNEGPRRGAADRKRSPPSKRSFSRSRERRRSVSSYEAERRRQPSPQERSRNKRSSSLQRSRDRRRSISRSPTRYHRRSRSFRSKDRKRSLSHRGDRRSSSRRRNRSNDRRRQQSRSPRSRSGQRNLRRSSRSPRKQLKSSRSPVREKMRRPRSYTKSRSKSNRRNSRPPHPQTLAAPSQSSPRPRTSRRSSSRNRSGSNPDRETKSISRRKEFLKSPPKAELISTEPPAPGTDDLPIIPLPKTEQKTIESRDSPNPQSIPERKQTRKSESVRRRSSSSSSSESGSDLSYSPARRNPERYRDILDQIEKEKREKRRANKKEVKPKEKENDKDKDKERGKEKDKEKEKEKEKEKGREKDKEKEKEKHKDVKQEMSSSQRSRSRSHGIGTKNTRGSAKPQPVVRLHSQSEGEDEEENGGPSIESLTQDDRNDELKEIEMLEQLKSGIAAKAKEKIKTIEKMANEVSPKRDSLRTNSLNQFLANNAATVAAIGSGCIYPAAPLPVNNPLLTVDSLPLTAPVLSTANGQVDVSPTISSIPVISVTPPPHSAGKLLFNQSPTVIVTPLSLVNNHNSLNNNTNRRRDFRRNLSSLISSSAVTSLASMSMSSTRPLQLTTVTASNSNNQIILATNNNHYNSKNNHHHHHHSGTYFKPKIVIKPFKLQDPQPIVSALNDSTLVDTIVAKVSNATVAAAESLARRSRSRSRRSERDESGRRSTSQSRSSHDSSSSSGSGSSRSRSRSHSSRSSRSSRSSSRSSSSGSSKHSHSRSRSGTRSPSIPRRRGSPSFLDRRRITSARKRPIPYHRVTPSDASTCSSFDSRGSSPPSFRSPTRSRTPSPMNQV; from the exons ATGCTTTCATCTCAAATTTATTCAACACAAAATGGTGGTGTTTTGCTGCAACAAATAAAATCTCCTCCAACAAAAGCAGCAACAAAACCCAAAAGGCGTCGTCGAAAGAAAGTAGGCCGGCAATATTTCGAGCATGACAATCGCGACCTAAATATCTCGCCAACTCCTGAGTCGCCACGAAGATCTGTGACGGCTTATCAAACAGTGAGAAAAAAGTTTAAGCCATTAAAACCGGCATCGGCCGCCTTAAAACGAGTACGGAAAAAACCCATTCCAACCCAAGCTATGTACATAGTTCAATGTGCATGCGCAGGAAATGGTCAAACAACAATTCCACTCAGTAACCACAACAATAACCATGTGCATGGAATTCTCCTGAATTCTGCACTCTCAGCGAGTGGTGGTGGTAGTGTGATGAGAGAAAATAAAGTTTCGCATGTTGATATCAATGACGTGCGGTATTTTGCCGGGCTCTCCGCCATTCCTATAGGTGTTGGCGGTAGAAATACCTTACAACAGCAATTTCCAATTGAATTTCTGAACACTACCCCATTTTATGGCAACCATCAACATCGCGTGTGCCAAAAAGAGCTGAGGAGTGTTGTGAG TGTTCGTGAAACTCATCAAATTGCTGAAGCTCAACAGGAAAAGAACGCCAAGCTACGCGAAGCATTTGGAATTTCTGAATATTTCGTAGAAGGAACAAGTTTTGACTCAGATCGCAAAGCAAGAGAAGATCTGGCGAAGAGTTCGGCATTGCAAAAAGAGCTAGATGCTCAAAAGGACACGGAAAAAGATAAAACCCGGCGTTATGCATTAGTCCGCACTCCATCAaaggaaaaagaaacaaaagccGATAATGGAGAGGATGTTGAAATTAAGGGCAAAgttaagaagaagaaaaagaagaaaaatcgcGATGG ctcggCAAGTCCAGAACGTAAAAAGGATAAAAAGAAGAAATCCAAAAAACACAAGAAAGAAAG CAAATCTAAGAaaaagaaatcaagaaaacgcaAGCTCAGCGAATCTGGCGATTCATCTGACTCCGAGAAGCACCATTCCGATGATGATTCATCTGACAGcgaaaaagaagtaaaaaaacgCAAGAAATCTAAAAAGGACAAG aaaaaaaagaagaagaagaagcatcGAGCATCGTCTCTGGACTCTAGATCGag CTCCCCCGGACGTGATAAAGAATTAAAATCATCCTCTAAGAAAAAGTCTGATATACAGGAACCCCCAAAACATCGAAATCCATTTAGGAGTCGATCCCGAGAGCGTAGAGATCCAGTTTCATCATCATCTAAACCAATACGTCGTCTTGATCGATTATCACCGTCATCAAAGAGTAGAGATCGTCGTGAGTCTCAAAATCGTAGCAGTCGGGACAAACGTAAAGCAAGTCCAGTATCTAACAGAGATGTGGAAAAACTACGAAAACGTGATGCTTCTTCCTCGGTGAAAGATAGATCGGCTGATCGTAGCGATCGTAAAAGAAGACTATCTCAAGAGAAAGCTAGTCAAAAAATTGATGAGGGTCGAAAAAGAGATGAAAGTAGCAAAAAACGAGATGATAGTCAAACAGATAAACGTCGAAAGCGTTCCCGATCTCGATCACCGCTTCGTAGATCGAAAGATCGACTTGACAAATCCTTGTCAAAAGTAACAAGGCGCAATGAACGATCCAAATCCAAGTCCCCTCGGCGAGCTGAAAAAAATGGTGATCATTCGAGAATCAAACAAAAGAGTCGTGAGCCTCCCCAGGCTCAAAGGAAAAGATCACCTACACcacccaaaaaattttttattaatccaTTCAAAATGTCAGTAAAGGCAGAACCAAAAATTGCAGCTGCCCCGAGTGAGACAATTCCTAGAAGACGAATTTCTCGCTCTTATTCACGATCATCTTCTTCATCAAGATCATCTAGCAGTTCATCATCGCCTTCTCCACCAACAAAGAAAGCTTTGAAATTGCCTGAAAAGTCAACCAGAAAAGATTCCCCTTTACCTGaacaaaaaaagttgacaaGTACGAAAAGAAACGAGAGAAATATCTCAACTTCTCAAGATTTGATCAAACAAGAAAAACATAAAGAATCGCCGCGTAAAAAGCGATCGGTTTCAAAAAGTTTAGAAAGGAACAAAAGTACTGGCCGTCATCGTTCCTCGTCTAGAGATATCAAAtcaaataaagataaaaaatcAACTGGCGGAGAAAGACGTCGTTCATTATCAAAAGAAGTTACTTCAAGAATTTCAGCGCTTAAACAAAGTTCAGAAATAAGAAGATCGGTTTCGACAGGTAATCAGGATAAAAAAGCCATTAAAAATGATTCGGATAAACAATCTGTGAAATGTTCAGAAAGAAAACGTTCTATCTCTAAAAGTAAACATATTTCACGAGATGAAAGAAGGTCTTCTAGATCTAGATCCAGAACTACCGAAAGAAGTTCGTTAACAAGATCAGACCGACCCCGAAAGCGTTCGATATCTAGGGGAAGAAAACGCTCGTTATCAAAAAGTTCACCAGAAAGAAAGAGATCTCTTTCTCGAAAACGAGCGACATCTCGCAAACGTTCAATATCACGAGAACCAATTAAGAGAAAACGATCACTATCCAGAGGAAAAGCTGAGAGCAAACGATCGATATCTCGAAAGCGTTCATTATCTCGAAGACCAGTCGAACGAAAAAGATCGCATTCGCGAGATCAACCTAGAAGACGCTCCCCATTGAGACGATCAGTTTCAAGAGGTGATGATCGAAGGAGACAAAGATCAATGTCAAAAAACTCACGGTCAAATGAGGGTCCAAGAAGAGGTGCAGCTGACAGAAAACGTTCTCCTCCTTctaaacgttctttttcaaggTCTCGTGAACGACGCAGATCCGTATCATCCTACGAAGCCGAGAGAAGACGGCAACCTTCGCCGCAAGAAAGATCACGTAATAAAAGATCGTCATCATTACAAAGGTCACGAGATCGCCGCAGATCAATTTCACGTTCTCCGACACGTTATCATCGTAGATCACGTTCTTTTCGATCAAAGGACCGTAAGCGCTCTCTTTCGCACCGGGGCGATCGTCGTTCGTCATCTCGTCGCCGAAATAGATCAAATGATAGAAGACGGCAACAATCTCGATCACCTCGATCAAGATCTGGTCAAAGAAATCTAAGGCGAAGCTCTCGTTCACCtagaaaacaattaaaaagcTCTCGTTCTCCGGTGCGTGAGAAGATGCGACGTCCACGATCTTATACTAAGAGTCGCTCAAAAAGCAATCGACGAAATTCGCGTCCACCTCATCCCCAAACATTAGCAGCCCCAAGTCAAAGTTCTCCGAGACCTCGTACTAGTCGTCGAAGCTCATCCCGAAACCGAAGTGGAAGTAACCCGGATCGTGAAACGAAATCTATATCCCggagaaaagaatttttaaaatcccCTCCCAAAGCAGAGTTGATTTCAACAGAACCTCCTGCACCCGGCACTGATGACCTTCCCATTATCCCACTACccaaaacagaacaaaaaaccATAGAATCAAGAGACTCGCCCAACCCTCAATCGATTCCGGAACGAAAACAAACTCGTAAGTCGGAATCCGTAAGAAGAAGATCTTCCTCATCCAGTTCCAGTGAATCAGGTTCTGATTTAAGTTATTCTCCAGCAAGACGTAATCCAGAAAGATATCGAGATATTCTGGATCagattgaaaaagaaaaacgtgAAAAACGGAgggcaaataaaaaagaagtgaagcctaaagaaaaagaaaatgataAGGATAAAGATAAAGAAAGGGGAAAAGAAAAggacaaagaaaaagaaaaggagaaagaaaaagaaaaagggaGGGAAAAAGATAaggagaaagaaaaagaaaaacataaagaTGTTAAGCAAGAAATGTCTTCATCGCAGCGGTCAAGATCACGATCACATGGTATTGGAACAAAGAATACTCGTGGTTCAGCAAAACCACAACCAGTTGTACGTTTGCATAGCCAAAGTGAAGGTGAAGACGAGGAAGAAAATGGAGGACCTTCAATTGAGTCCCTCACACAAGATGACCGCAATGACGAACTCAAAGAGATTGAAATGCTGGAACAACTTAAATCCGGCATAGCGGcgaaagcaaaagaaaaaataaaaaccatcgAAAAGATGGCCAACGAAGTAAGTCCCAAACGCGATTCGTTGCGTACAAATTCACTCAATCAGTTTTTAGCTAATAACGCTGCAACGGTGGCGGCAATAGGCAGTGGTTGTATATATCCTGCTGCTCCGCTGCCCGTAAATAATCCACTCCTAACTGTGGACAGTCTTCCCTTGACCGCGCCTGTTCTCAGTACAGCAAATGGTCAAGTGGATGTTAGTCCTACAATATCATCCATTCCTGTAATAAGTGTAACACCACCGCCGCATTCAGCGGGGAAACTCCTATTTAATCAGTCTCCCACTGTAATTGTGACGCCTTTGTCTTTGGTAAACAATCATAACTCACTTAATAATAACACTAATCGAAGACGAGACTTTCGTCGAAATCTATCTAGTCTCATTTCTTCGTCTGCTGTGACTTCGTTAGCTTCCATGTCTATGTCTTCTACTAGGCCTTTGCAACTAACCACAGTCACCGCTTCTAACAGTAACAATCAAATAATTCTAGCTACTAACAACAATCATTATAACAGTAAAAATAACCATCACCACCATCACCATAGTGGAACgtattttaaaccaaaaattgtaattaaacCTTTTAAGCTTCAAGATCCCCAGCCAATTGTATCGGCATTGAATGATAGTACGCTTGTGGATACCATTGTTGCGAAGGTCTCAAATGCAACGGTTGCTGCTGCAGAAAGCCTAGCCAGACGAAGTAGAAGTCGTTCGCGTAGAAGTGAACGTGACGAAAGTGGCAGACGATCAACAAGCCAATCGAGATCTTc tCATGATTCTTCATCGAGCAGTGGAAGTGGAAGCTCAAGGTCACGTTCACGAAGCCATTCTTCTAGATCTAGCCGATCATCGCGGAGCAGCTCCAGAAGTTCATCAAG TGGTAGCTCTAAACATTCGCATAGCAGATCCCGCTCTGGCACTCGTTCTCCTTCCATTCCGCGACGTCGTGGCTCTCCCAGCTTTTTAGATCGTCGTAGGATTACCAG TGCACGAAAACGACCTATTCCATATCATCGGGTAACACCTTCAGATGCATCGACCTGCTCTAGCTTTGATAGTCGAGGAAGTTCACCACCATCGTTTCGTTCTCCAACAAGAAGTCGAACACCCAGTCCAATGAACCAAGTTTAA
- the LOC129908675 gene encoding serine/arginine repetitive matrix protein 2 isoform X5: protein MLSSQIYSTQNGGVLLQQIKSPPTKAATKPKRRRRKKVGRQYFEHDNRDLNISPTPESPRRSVTAYQTVRKKFKPLKPASAALKRVRKKPIPTQAMYIVQCACAGNGQTTIPLSNHNNNHVHGILLNSALSASGGGSVMRENKVSHVDINDVRYFAGLSAIPIGVGGRNTLQQQFPIEFLNTTPFYGNHQHRVCQKELRSVVSVRETHQIAEAQQEKNAKLREAFGISEYFVEGTSFDSDRKAREDLAKSSALQKELDAQKDTEKDKTRRYALVRTPSKEKETKADNGEDVEIKGKVKKKKKKKNRDGSASPERKKDKKKKSKKHKKESKSKKKKSRKRKLSESGDSSDSEKHHSDDDSSDSEKEVKKRKKSKKDKKKKKKKKHRASSLDSRSSSPGRDKELKSSSKKKSDIQEPPKHRNPFRSRSRERRDPVSSSSKPIRRLDRLSPSSKSRDRRESQNRSSRDKRKASPVSNRDVEKLRKRDASSSVKDRSADRSDRKRRLSQEKASQKIDEGRKRDESSKKRDDSQTDKRRKRSRSRSPLRRSKDRLDKSLSKVTRRNERSKSKSPRRAEKNGDHSRIKQKSREPPQAQRKRSPTPPKKFFINPFKMSVKAEPKIAAAPSETIPRRRISRSYSRSSSSSRSSSSSSSPSPPTKKALKLPEKSTRKDSPLPEQKKLTSTKRNERNISTSQDLIKQEKHKESPRKKRSVSKSLERNKSTGRHRSSSRDIKSNKDKKSTGGERRRSLSKEVTSRISALKQSSEIRRSVSTGNQDKKAIKNDSDKQSVKCSERKRSISKSKHISRDERRSSRSRSRTTERSSLTRSDRPRKRSISRGRKRSLSKSSPERKRSLSRKRATSRKRSISREPIKRKRSLSRGKAESKRSISRKRSLSRRPVERKRSHSRDQPRRRSPLRRSVSRGDDRRRQRSMSKNSRSNEGPRRGAADRKRSPPSKRSFSRSRERRRSVSSYEAERRRQPSPQERSRNKRSSSLQRSRDRRRSISRSPTRYHRRSRSFRSKDRKRSLSHRGDRRSSSRRRNRSNDRRRQQSRSPRSRSGQRNLRRSSRSPRKQLKSSRSPVREKMRRPRSYTKSRSKSNRRNSRPPHPQTLAAPSQSSPRPRTSRRSSSRNRSGSNPDRETKSISRRKEFLKSPPKAELISTEPPAPGTDDLPIIPLPKTEQKTIESRDSPNPQSIPERKQTRKSESVRRRSSSSSSSESGSDLSYSPARRNPERYRDILDQIEKEKREKRRANKKEVKPKEKENDKDKDKERGKEKDKEKEKEKEKEKGREKDKEKEKEKHKDVKQEMSSSQRSRSRSHGIGTKNTRGSAKPQPVVRLHSQSEGEDEEENGGPSIESLTQDDRNDELKEIEMLEQLKSGIAAKAKEKIKTIEKMANELQDPQPIVSALNDSTLVDTIVAKVSNATVAAAESLARRSRSRSRRSERDESGRRSTSQSRSSHDSSSSSGSGSSRSRSRSHSSRSSRSSRSSSRSSSSGSSKHSHSRSRSGTRSPSIPRRRGSPSFLDRRRITSARKRPIPYHRVTPSDASTCSSFDSRGSSPPSFRSPTRSRTPSPMNQV, encoded by the exons ATGCTTTCATCTCAAATTTATTCAACACAAAATGGTGGTGTTTTGCTGCAACAAATAAAATCTCCTCCAACAAAAGCAGCAACAAAACCCAAAAGGCGTCGTCGAAAGAAAGTAGGCCGGCAATATTTCGAGCATGACAATCGCGACCTAAATATCTCGCCAACTCCTGAGTCGCCACGAAGATCTGTGACGGCTTATCAAACAGTGAGAAAAAAGTTTAAGCCATTAAAACCGGCATCGGCCGCCTTAAAACGAGTACGGAAAAAACCCATTCCAACCCAAGCTATGTACATAGTTCAATGTGCATGCGCAGGAAATGGTCAAACAACAATTCCACTCAGTAACCACAACAATAACCATGTGCATGGAATTCTCCTGAATTCTGCACTCTCAGCGAGTGGTGGTGGTAGTGTGATGAGAGAAAATAAAGTTTCGCATGTTGATATCAATGACGTGCGGTATTTTGCCGGGCTCTCCGCCATTCCTATAGGTGTTGGCGGTAGAAATACCTTACAACAGCAATTTCCAATTGAATTTCTGAACACTACCCCATTTTATGGCAACCATCAACATCGCGTGTGCCAAAAAGAGCTGAGGAGTGTTGTGAG TGTTCGTGAAACTCATCAAATTGCTGAAGCTCAACAGGAAAAGAACGCCAAGCTACGCGAAGCATTTGGAATTTCTGAATATTTCGTAGAAGGAACAAGTTTTGACTCAGATCGCAAAGCAAGAGAAGATCTGGCGAAGAGTTCGGCATTGCAAAAAGAGCTAGATGCTCAAAAGGACACGGAAAAAGATAAAACCCGGCGTTATGCATTAGTCCGCACTCCATCAaaggaaaaagaaacaaaagccGATAATGGAGAGGATGTTGAAATTAAGGGCAAAgttaagaagaagaaaaagaagaaaaatcgcGATGG ctcggCAAGTCCAGAACGTAAAAAGGATAAAAAGAAGAAATCCAAAAAACACAAGAAAGAAAG CAAATCTAAGAaaaagaaatcaagaaaacgcaAGCTCAGCGAATCTGGCGATTCATCTGACTCCGAGAAGCACCATTCCGATGATGATTCATCTGACAGcgaaaaagaagtaaaaaaacgCAAGAAATCTAAAAAGGACAAG aaaaaaaagaagaagaagaagcatcGAGCATCGTCTCTGGACTCTAGATCGag CTCCCCCGGACGTGATAAAGAATTAAAATCATCCTCTAAGAAAAAGTCTGATATACAGGAACCCCCAAAACATCGAAATCCATTTAGGAGTCGATCCCGAGAGCGTAGAGATCCAGTTTCATCATCATCTAAACCAATACGTCGTCTTGATCGATTATCACCGTCATCAAAGAGTAGAGATCGTCGTGAGTCTCAAAATCGTAGCAGTCGGGACAAACGTAAAGCAAGTCCAGTATCTAACAGAGATGTGGAAAAACTACGAAAACGTGATGCTTCTTCCTCGGTGAAAGATAGATCGGCTGATCGTAGCGATCGTAAAAGAAGACTATCTCAAGAGAAAGCTAGTCAAAAAATTGATGAGGGTCGAAAAAGAGATGAAAGTAGCAAAAAACGAGATGATAGTCAAACAGATAAACGTCGAAAGCGTTCCCGATCTCGATCACCGCTTCGTAGATCGAAAGATCGACTTGACAAATCCTTGTCAAAAGTAACAAGGCGCAATGAACGATCCAAATCCAAGTCCCCTCGGCGAGCTGAAAAAAATGGTGATCATTCGAGAATCAAACAAAAGAGTCGTGAGCCTCCCCAGGCTCAAAGGAAAAGATCACCTACACcacccaaaaaattttttattaatccaTTCAAAATGTCAGTAAAGGCAGAACCAAAAATTGCAGCTGCCCCGAGTGAGACAATTCCTAGAAGACGAATTTCTCGCTCTTATTCACGATCATCTTCTTCATCAAGATCATCTAGCAGTTCATCATCGCCTTCTCCACCAACAAAGAAAGCTTTGAAATTGCCTGAAAAGTCAACCAGAAAAGATTCCCCTTTACCTGaacaaaaaaagttgacaaGTACGAAAAGAAACGAGAGAAATATCTCAACTTCTCAAGATTTGATCAAACAAGAAAAACATAAAGAATCGCCGCGTAAAAAGCGATCGGTTTCAAAAAGTTTAGAAAGGAACAAAAGTACTGGCCGTCATCGTTCCTCGTCTAGAGATATCAAAtcaaataaagataaaaaatcAACTGGCGGAGAAAGACGTCGTTCATTATCAAAAGAAGTTACTTCAAGAATTTCAGCGCTTAAACAAAGTTCAGAAATAAGAAGATCGGTTTCGACAGGTAATCAGGATAAAAAAGCCATTAAAAATGATTCGGATAAACAATCTGTGAAATGTTCAGAAAGAAAACGTTCTATCTCTAAAAGTAAACATATTTCACGAGATGAAAGAAGGTCTTCTAGATCTAGATCCAGAACTACCGAAAGAAGTTCGTTAACAAGATCAGACCGACCCCGAAAGCGTTCGATATCTAGGGGAAGAAAACGCTCGTTATCAAAAAGTTCACCAGAAAGAAAGAGATCTCTTTCTCGAAAACGAGCGACATCTCGCAAACGTTCAATATCACGAGAACCAATTAAGAGAAAACGATCACTATCCAGAGGAAAAGCTGAGAGCAAACGATCGATATCTCGAAAGCGTTCATTATCTCGAAGACCAGTCGAACGAAAAAGATCGCATTCGCGAGATCAACCTAGAAGACGCTCCCCATTGAGACGATCAGTTTCAAGAGGTGATGATCGAAGGAGACAAAGATCAATGTCAAAAAACTCACGGTCAAATGAGGGTCCAAGAAGAGGTGCAGCTGACAGAAAACGTTCTCCTCCTTctaaacgttctttttcaaggTCTCGTGAACGACGCAGATCCGTATCATCCTACGAAGCCGAGAGAAGACGGCAACCTTCGCCGCAAGAAAGATCACGTAATAAAAGATCGTCATCATTACAAAGGTCACGAGATCGCCGCAGATCAATTTCACGTTCTCCGACACGTTATCATCGTAGATCACGTTCTTTTCGATCAAAGGACCGTAAGCGCTCTCTTTCGCACCGGGGCGATCGTCGTTCGTCATCTCGTCGCCGAAATAGATCAAATGATAGAAGACGGCAACAATCTCGATCACCTCGATCAAGATCTGGTCAAAGAAATCTAAGGCGAAGCTCTCGTTCACCtagaaaacaattaaaaagcTCTCGTTCTCCGGTGCGTGAGAAGATGCGACGTCCACGATCTTATACTAAGAGTCGCTCAAAAAGCAATCGACGAAATTCGCGTCCACCTCATCCCCAAACATTAGCAGCCCCAAGTCAAAGTTCTCCGAGACCTCGTACTAGTCGTCGAAGCTCATCCCGAAACCGAAGTGGAAGTAACCCGGATCGTGAAACGAAATCTATATCCCggagaaaagaatttttaaaatcccCTCCCAAAGCAGAGTTGATTTCAACAGAACCTCCTGCACCCGGCACTGATGACCTTCCCATTATCCCACTACccaaaacagaacaaaaaaccATAGAATCAAGAGACTCGCCCAACCCTCAATCGATTCCGGAACGAAAACAAACTCGTAAGTCGGAATCCGTAAGAAGAAGATCTTCCTCATCCAGTTCCAGTGAATCAGGTTCTGATTTAAGTTATTCTCCAGCAAGACGTAATCCAGAAAGATATCGAGATATTCTGGATCagattgaaaaagaaaaacgtgAAAAACGGAgggcaaataaaaaagaagtgaagcctaaagaaaaagaaaatgataAGGATAAAGATAAAGAAAGGGGAAAAGAAAAggacaaagaaaaagaaaaggagaaagaaaaagaaaaagggaGGGAAAAAGATAaggagaaagaaaaagaaaaacataaagaTGTTAAGCAAGAAATGTCTTCATCGCAGCGGTCAAGATCACGATCACATGGTATTGGAACAAAGAATACTCGTGGTTCAGCAAAACCACAACCAGTTGTACGTTTGCATAGCCAAAGTGAAGGTGAAGACGAGGAAGAAAATGGAGGACCTTCAATTGAGTCCCTCACACAAGATGACCGCAATGACGAACTCAAAGAGATTGAAATGCTGGAACAACTTAAATCCGGCATAGCGGcgaaagcaaaagaaaaaataaaaaccatcgAAAAGATGGCCAACGAA CTTCAAGATCCCCAGCCAATTGTATCGGCATTGAATGATAGTACGCTTGTGGATACCATTGTTGCGAAGGTCTCAAATGCAACGGTTGCTGCTGCAGAAAGCCTAGCCAGACGAAGTAGAAGTCGTTCGCGTAGAAGTGAACGTGACGAAAGTGGCAGACGATCAACAAGCCAATCGAGATCTTc tCATGATTCTTCATCGAGCAGTGGAAGTGGAAGCTCAAGGTCACGTTCACGAAGCCATTCTTCTAGATCTAGCCGATCATCGCGGAGCAGCTCCAGAAGTTCATCAAG TGGTAGCTCTAAACATTCGCATAGCAGATCCCGCTCTGGCACTCGTTCTCCTTCCATTCCGCGACGTCGTGGCTCTCCCAGCTTTTTAGATCGTCGTAGGATTACCAG TGCACGAAAACGACCTATTCCATATCATCGGGTAACACCTTCAGATGCATCGACCTGCTCTAGCTTTGATAGTCGAGGAAGTTCACCACCATCGTTTCGTTCTCCAACAAGAAGTCGAACACCCAGTCCAATGAACCAAGTTTAA